A region from the Lemur catta isolate mLemCat1 chromosome 7, mLemCat1.pri, whole genome shotgun sequence genome encodes:
- the LOC123642372 gene encoding olfactory receptor 2AG1-like: MELWNSTLGRGFILVGILNDSGSPELLCATLAVLYTLALTSNGLLLLVITMDTRLHVPMYLLLGQLSLMDLLFTSVVTPKTLIDFLCGKNIISFEGCALQMFLALTLGGAEDLLLAFMAYDRYVAICHPLNYMFLMRPRVCWLMVATSWILASLSALGYTIYTMHYPFCKAQKIRHLLCEILPLLRLACADTFRYELMVYVMGVTFLIPPLAALLASYMLILFTVLHMPSNEGRKKALITCSSHLTVVGMFYGAATFMYVLPSSFHSPKQDNIVSVFYTIVTPVLNPLIYSLRNREVMGALRRVLRKHISPTRSTP; encoded by the coding sequence ATGGAGCTCTGGAACTCCACCTTGGGAAGGGGCTTCATCTTGGTGGGGATTCTGAATGACAGCGGTTCTCCTGAACTGCTCTGTGCTACACTTGCAGTCCTGTACACGTTGGCCCTGACCAGCAATGGCCTGCTGCTCCTGGTCATCACAATGGACACCCGGCTCCATGTGCCCATGTACCTCCTGCTTGGGCAGCTCTCTCTCATGGACCTCCTCTTCACATCTGTTGTCACTCCCAAGACTCTCATTGATTTTCTGTGTGGAAAAAACATCATCAGCTTTGAAGGCTGTGCCCTTCAGATGTTCCTGGCACTGACACTGGGTGGTGCAGAGGACCTCCTACTGGCCTTCATGGCCTATGACAGATATGTGGCCATTTGTCATCCTCTGAACTACATGTTCCTCATGAGGCCAAGGGTCTGCTGGCTCATGGTGGCCACATCTTGGATCCTGGCATCCCTGAGTGCTCTAGGATATACCATATATACTATGCACTATCCCTTCTGCAAAGCCCAGAAGATCAGGCACCTGCTCTGTGAGATCCTGCCTTTGTTGAGGTTGGCCTGTGCAGATACCTTTAGATATGAGCTCATGGTATATGTGATGGGTGTGACCTTCCTGATCCCCCCTCTTGCTGCTCTACTGGCCTCCTACATGCTAATCCTGTTCACTGTGCTCCATATGCCCTCCAATGAGGGGAGGAAGAAAGCCCTTATCACCTGCTCTTCCCACCTAACTGTGGTGGGGATGTTCTATGGAGCGGCCACATTCATGTATGTCCTGCCCAGTTCCTTCCACAGCCCCAAACAGGACAACATCGTCTCTGTGTTCTACACAATTGTCACTCCAGTCCTGAATCCCCTCATCTACAGCCTGAGAAATAGGGAGGTCATGGGGGCCTTGAGAAGGGTCCTGAGAAAGCACATATCACCAACACGATCCACCCCCTAG
- the LOC123642373 gene encoding olfactory receptor 2AG2 — translation MELWNSTLGRGFILVGILNDSGSPELLCAALAVLYTLALTSNGLLLLVITMDTRLHVPMYLLLGQLSLMDLLFTSVVTPKTLTDFLCRENIISFEGCALQMFLALTLGGAEDLLLAFMAYDRYVAICHPLNYMFLMRPRVCWLMVATSWILASLSALGHTMYTMHFPFCMSWEIRHLLCEIPSVLKLACADTSRYELMVYVTGVTFLLLPLSAIVSSYTLILVTVLHMPSNEGRKKALITCSSHLTVVGMFYGAATFMYVLPSSFHSPKQDNIISVFYTIVTPALNPLIYSLRNKEVMGALRRVLGKHISPTRSTL, via the coding sequence ATGGAGCTCTGGAACTCCACCTTGGGAAGGGGCTTCATCTTGGTGGGGATTCTGAATGACAGCGGTTCTCCTGAACTGCTCTGTGCTGCACTTGCAGTCCTGTACACGTTGGCCCTGACCAGCAATGGCCTGCTGCTCCTGGTCATCACAATGGACACCCGGCTCCATGTGCCCATGTACCTCCTGCTTGGGCAGCTCTCTCTCATGGACCTCCTCTTCACATCTGTTGTCACTCCCAAGACTCTCACTGATTTTCTGTGCAGAGAAAACATCATCAGCTTTGAAGGCTGTGCCCTTCAGATGTTCCTGGCACTGACACTGGGTGGTGCAGAGGACCTCCTACTGGCCTTCATGGCCTATGACAGATATGTGGCCATTTGTCATCCTCTGAACTACATGTTCCTCATGAGGCCAAGGGTCTGCTGGCTCATGGTGGCCACATCTTGGATCCTGGCATCTCTGAGTGCTCTAGGACATACCATGTACACCATGCACTTCCCTTTCTGCATGTCCTGGGAAATCAGGCACCTGCTGTGTGAGATCCCATCCGTGCTGAAGTTGGCCTGTGCTGATACCTCCAGATATGAGCTCATGGTGTATGTGACAGGTGTGACTTTCCTCTTGCTCCCCCTTTCTGCCATTGTTTCCTCCTACACACTAATCCTAGTCACTGTGCTCCATATGCCCTCCAATGAGGGGAGGAAGAAAGCCCTTATCACCTGCTCTTCCCACCTAACTGTGGTGGGGATGTTCTATGGAGCAGCCACATTCATGTATGTCCTGCCCAGTTCCTTCCACAGCCCCAAACAAGACAACATCATCTCTGTTTTCTACACAATTGTCACTCCAGCCCTGAATCCCCtcatctacagcctgaggaaTAAGGAGGTCATGGGGGCCTTGAGAAGAGTCCTGGGAAAGCACATATCACCAACACGATCCACCCTCTAG